The proteins below are encoded in one region of Pomacea canaliculata isolate SZHN2017 linkage group LG7, ASM307304v1, whole genome shotgun sequence:
- the LOC112567884 gene encoding uncharacterized protein LOC112567884, whose translation MAIQWLRCGHHVYVVSTWSDSRVASIMLYHLLLQTVNTQQSAGVSPGQPHLLQYDLDEGNDVKKTVNDLSQAARGGSLYVIADEVIGSKFPTFCDKLLTQVPHLHLWAASCYHRNAPAGWQVECLTRPLRSPPAVVREVEQDSSFTKHRDVLPYSERGVPDHTDGPPVTRLYHRSQGHSGDSPVDCVTCGRDVASFLHSLRVGVTENVTTTATTAISTNGGTTPPCLQWRDVLVLHWYNISDDPGMIKGLQEAGIPVQMMKDDDIEDVAMARSDVVWVADGYRVCGLERKVVVCLEDELISRFSCMSRCTSQLMIIYP comes from the exons atggccatacagtggctgcggtgtggtcaccacgtctacgttgtcagtacctGGAGTGATAGTCGTGTAGCgagcatcatgttgtatcatctcttgctgcagacagtaaacacacaacagtcagcaggtgtatcacccggtcagcctcacctcctgcagtatgatctTGATGAAGGTAACGACGTGAAGAAgaccgtcaacgacttgtcacaggcagcaagaggaggttcgttgtacgtcatcgctgatgaagtgatCGG GTCAAAGTTCCCCACTTtttgtgacaagctgctgacacaagttcctcatctccatctttgggcggcaagttgttaccatcGAAACGCACCAGCCGGCTGGCAAGTAGAAtgtttaaccagacccctccgctctccaccggccgtcgtcagggaagtcgagcaggactcGAGTTTCACTAAACACCGTGATGTcctgccgtacagtgagcgaggtgtgcccgaccacacagacggcccgccagtcacacgactgtatcaccgaagTCAGGGTCATTCAGGTGACAGTCcagttgactgtgtgacgtgcggtcgtgacgtggccagcttcctacacagtctccgtgttggtgttacag agaatgtcacgacaacagccacGACCGCCATCTCCACCAACGGCGGCACAACACCgccctgcctgcagtggagagacgtgctggtgttgcaCTGGTATAACATTAGTGACGACCCGGGTATGATAAagggactgcaagaagcgggtatcccagtgcagATGATGAAGGACGATGACATTGAGGACGTTGCCatggcccgcagtgacgtggtgtgggtggcggacGGATatcgtgtttgtggtctggagagaaaagttgtcgtctgtctggaggaTGAACTTATATCCCGGTTCTCCTGCATgtcccggtgtacgtcacaacttatGATTATCTACCCTTAG
- the LOC112567480 gene encoding myosin heavy chain, embryonic smooth muscle isoform-like, with protein sequence MEVSIKSAVELLHVGPEEIAQMQEQDDTLQRVRRLARDGQATSQRGTGRVSFLRKKGLLWRVYIEKKGAEHKQLVVPQPLRHEVLRVAHDTPMAGHVGARGTRDRIWCEFYWPDMCKDVRRFCGSCDTCQRTTPKRKAEEKDRSERLALERDQIGKGSREKETKIFSLTCNPDELQVEGDVKLRLEGNMQALNAQYDRDVAGREELDEESKRPLLKQTREMKAELRDERKQRAITATTRSELRGGLQGLEQEVEMTNKVKEDAVKQYKKLAAQIEDCQREVEKARIAMEEMAAALKDDDKRVKNLETDRSMSLKLQNQRLVIERQDKEMRDKPWELEGHNRAPTKATIATFESKIVKLEEQLDQEAKERSSQVHTNRKMEETQQN encoded by the coding sequence ATGGAGGTGTCAATAAAGAGTGCAGTAGAGTTGCTTCATGTGGGGCCAGAGGAGATAGCGCAAATGCAGGAACAGGACGACACTTTGCAACGCGTTCGCCGCCTGGCGAGAGACGGACAAGCGACGTCACAGCGAGGCACAGGGAGAGTTTCGTTCCTGCGTAAGAAAGGACTGTTGTGGCGAGTCTACATAGAAAAGAAGGGTGCAGAACACAAACAGTTGGTTGTTCCCCAGCCTTTAAGGCACGAAGTGCTACGTGTGGCCCACGACACGCCCATGGCGGGACATGTGGGGGCAAGGGGAACGCGGGACAGAATATGGTGTGAGTTTTACTGGCCGGACATGTGTAAAGATGTCCGGCGCTTTTGTGGGTCTTGCGACACGTGCCAGCGCACAACTCCCAAAAGGAAGGCTGAAGAAAAGGACAGATCTGAGAGGTTGGCTCTTGAACGTGATCAGATTGGGAAGGGAAGtagggaaaaagaaacaaagatctTCAGTTTGACGTGCAACCCTGATGAGCTTCAGGTAGAAGGAGATGTAAAACTGCGGTTGGAAGGGAACATGCAGGCTCTGAACGCTCAGTATGACCGTGATGTTGCTGGTCGTGAGGAGCTGGATGAGGAGTCTAAGAGACCATTGCTTAAACAGACACGAGAAATGAAAGCAGAGCTTCGGGATGAGCGCAAGCAGAGAGCCATAACAGCAACTACTCGCAGTGAGTTGCGAGGAGGTCTGCAAGGCTTAGAGCAGGAAGTGGAGATGACCAACAAAGTGAAGGAAGATGCTGTTAAGCAATACAAGAAGCTGGCAGCTCAGATAGAGGACTGCCAGCGCGAAGTTGAAAAGGCACGCATTGCAATGGAGGAAATGGCTGCAGCCCTGAAAGATGATGACAAGCGAGTGAAGAACTTGGAAACAGACCGTTCAATGTCGCTGAAGCTTCAAAATCAGAGGCTGGTCATTGAGCGCCAGGACAAGGAAATGCGGGACAAACCTTGGGAGCTGGAGGGGCACAACCGAGCTCCTACTAAGGCTACCATAGCTACCTTTGAGAGTAAGATTGTCAAGCTGGAGGAACAGCTTGACCAAGAAGCAAAAGAACGTTCGTCACAGGTTCATACCAATCGCAAGATGGAAGAAACGCAGCAAAACTAA